In one window of Eggerthella guodeyinii DNA:
- a CDS encoding NADH:flavin oxidoreductase, with protein MSVLFEGLEIGSLRARNRFVRAATYEALATDDGHMTPELRAVYEELADGGAGTIIVSYAHVVRDEQPNPRMLGIYDDSFVPEYRALVDDLHERGARVVSQIVYGGSATKLDPPSARILGPSAVANPKTGIVPLEATAADLRALACAFADAAARARAAGFDGVELHAAHGYLLSQFLSPLFNRRADEYGGSLENRARFLVEVVDAVRARVGAAFPLLVKLNSSDGVEGGLTEGDSVEVAKLLASHGASAIEVSGNWRACRAKDYAGEPFFASYGQRLAREAGIPVILTGGNRRFDAMERLATEGGIAGFGLCRPLICEPDLPHRWQIDPHAKPRCVSCNGCSSSPGHRCILP; from the coding sequence ATGAGCGTCTTGTTCGAGGGGTTGGAGATCGGGTCGTTGCGGGCGAGGAACCGGTTCGTGCGGGCGGCCACCTACGAGGCGCTGGCCACCGACGACGGGCATATGACGCCGGAGCTGCGCGCCGTCTACGAGGAGCTCGCCGACGGCGGGGCGGGAACGATCATCGTGAGCTACGCGCACGTCGTGCGCGACGAGCAGCCGAACCCGCGCATGCTGGGCATCTACGACGACTCGTTCGTTCCCGAGTATCGCGCGCTGGTTGACGACCTGCACGAACGTGGCGCGCGCGTCGTGTCGCAAATCGTGTACGGCGGCTCGGCGACGAAGCTGGATCCGCCCAGCGCGCGCATCCTCGGGCCGTCGGCCGTCGCCAACCCGAAGACCGGCATCGTCCCCTTGGAGGCGACGGCTGCCGACCTGCGGGCGCTCGCCTGCGCGTTCGCCGACGCCGCCGCTCGCGCCCGAGCTGCGGGGTTCGACGGCGTGGAGCTGCACGCGGCGCACGGCTACCTGCTCAGCCAGTTCTTGAGCCCGCTGTTCAACCGGCGTGCGGACGAATACGGCGGCTCCCTCGAGAACCGCGCTCGCTTCCTCGTCGAGGTCGTCGACGCCGTCCGAGCGCGGGTGGGCGCGGCGTTTCCGCTGCTCGTGAAGTTGAACAGCTCCGACGGCGTGGAGGGCGGCTTGACCGAGGGCGACAGCGTCGAGGTGGCGAAGCTGCTGGCGTCGCACGGGGCGTCGGCCATCGAGGTGAGCGGGAACTGGCGCGCCTGTCGTGCGAAGGATTACGCCGGCGAGCCGTTCTTCGCGTCCTACGGGCAACGGCTCGCACGCGAGGCGGGCATCCCGGTGATCCTCACGGGCGGCAACCGCCGCTTCGACGCGATGGAGCGCCTCGCGACGGAGGGCGGCATCGCGGGCTTCGGCCTGTGCCGCCCGCTCATCTGCGAGCCCGACCTCCCCCATCGCTGGCAGATCGACCCGCACGCAAAACCGCGCTGCGTCTCGTGCAACGGCTGCAGCTCCTCGCCGGGCCACCGCTGCATCCTGCCGTAG